Within the Saccharopolyspora gloriosae genome, the region TTCGTGACGAGGTCGCGTTCCTGCTCGTCCAGTTCGGCGAGCGCGGCGTGGGCGGCTTCCGGGTCGAGATCGTCGGCCGGGCGGCCCAGGCCTGCCGGGAAGGCGGGCAGCGCCTCCCTTGCGGTGGGCACGACGGCGATCTCGGAGTCCTCACCCCAGGCCAGCGCGCGATGGCGCAGGTCCTGCACCGTTCGCCGAGTCCGCTGCGGAGTCACCTCGGCGCCCAGCAGCTCGGCCACCGCCTCCAGCGTGACCGGCGCGGAGTCCGCGTCCAGCAGCACGAGCGCTTCCAAGGTGGACAGGGCGAACGAGTCCAGGTCCTCGCAGGCGCGCGCCACCGAGGAGCGCACCCCCGCGCGGGTCGCCAGCACGGACGTGTCCGCGGGCGGGGGCGTGGCCAGGTCGGGCCGCATGCGCAGCAACGCCATGAGGTCCTCGTCGCCGCGTGCGCGCAGGGAGTCCGCGAGTGAAGCCATCCCCGCCACGATACCGAGTCGGCCCTGCACACCTGCTCGGATCGTGAGCGATCCGGCACGGCGAGCATCCGGCGGCGCGACGCAGCCGGTGATCCGCGTCGTATCGGGCAGGGCGGGGTTCGATCGCGGCGCCCGATCGGGCAAACTGGTGGTCGTACGCCCACGACGACTTTCCGGAGGATCACCGTGGCCGGTGGCAACGCGAAGAAGGACCGCATCGACCCGACGTGGCCGCACGTGGGCGACGGGGAGCACCCGGTCAGCGAGCTGGTCGCCGACAAGCAGGGCGCGCTGTCGCCGTTCGGCGACGTCACGTTCCCCTTCGACGAGGGCACGTTCCCGTACGAGCACCCCGTCACCAAGATCAACAAGTGACTTCGTAGCGGCCTCGGCCGCGCACGCCTCCGGCCCCGGATCTCGCTCGGCGGATCCGGGGCCGTTGTGCGTCCAGGGGCTCCCTGTCAAGACCGACTCGTCGGTAACCGTGCCGGACGTCGATCACACTTGAGAAAGTTCTAGTCTTTTTCTCAGCCGGGTGAAGTTCAATGGCTTTGGTGGGCGCTGGATCTTGCCGTAGCCGCGAGTGGTGTGCTTCAGGCCCGGTGTTCAAGCTGAAACTTCACGCGCGACAGGGGTGTGGCCATGCCGGTTCCAGGTCCGGGGTACTCGATCACGGTCCGAGTGGAGGCGCCGCCGTCGGCCAGCGCCGCCGGTGACCTCGCCAGCGCCATCGGGCGTGCGGGCGGCGTGATCACCGCGTTCGACGTCGTCGAATCGCACACCGACCGCATCGTCGTGGACATCACCTGCAACGCGCTGTCCGCCGACCACGCCAACGACATCACCGACCGGCTCGGTGAACTGCCCGGTGTGAAGGTCCGCAAGATCTCCGACCGGACCTTCCTGGTCCACCTCGGCGGCAAGATCGAAGTGAGTTCGCGGGTCGCGCTCGCCAACCGCGACGACCTCTCCCGCGCCTACACGCCCGGTGTGGCCCGGGTGTGCACCGCGATCGCCGAGAACCCGGAGGACGCCCGGCGGCTGACGATCAAGCGGAACTCGGTCGCCGTGGTCACCGACGGCTCCGCCGTGCTCGGACTCGGCAACATCGGCCCGGAGGCCGCGCTGCCCGTGATGGAGGGCAAGGCCGCGCTGTTCAAGAAGTTCTCCGGCGTCAACGCCTGGCCGGTGTGCCTGGACACCCAGGACACCGAGGAGATCATCCGCGCGGTCGAGCTCATCGCGCCCGTCTACGGCGGCATCAACCTGGAGGACATCGCCGCGCCGCGCTGCTTCGAGATCGAGGCGCGGCTGCGGGACAAGCTGAACATCCCGGTGTTCCACGACGACCAGCACGGCACCGCCATCGTGGTGCTCGGCGCGCTGCGCAACGCGCTGCGGGTCGTCGGCAAGGACATCGAGGACGCCCGCATCGTCGTCTGCGGTGTCGGTGCCGCGGGCTCGGCGATCATCCGGCTGCTGCAGCACAAGAAACCCGCCGACATCATCGCCGTGGACATCGACGGCATCGTGCACGGCGCCCGCGGCGACGAGGACGAGAACCTGCGCTCCATCGCGGCGGGCACCAACGCCGACGGGCGCACCGGCACCCTGTCCGACGCGGTCAACGGGGCCGACGTGTTCATCGGCGTGTCCGCGCCGAACCTGCTCCGCGCCGACGATGTGGCCAGCATGAACGACGACGCGATCGTGTTCGCGCTGGCCAACCCGGACCCGGAGATCGACCCGCTGGAGGCGCAGCAGCACGCCAAGGTCGTCGCCACCGGCCGCAGCGACTACCCGAACCAGATCAACAACGTGCTGGCGTTCCCCGGTTTCTTCCGCGGACTGCTCGACGCGCACGCGCACGAGATCACCGACGACATGATGATCGCGGCCTCGAACGCGATCGCCGACGTCGTCGACGGTGAGGAGCGGGTCAACCCGTCGTTCATCGTGCCGAGCGTCTTCGACACGGCGGTCGCGCCCGCCGTCGCCGAAGCCGTCCGCAAGGCCGCCATCGCGGGCCGCACCGAACAGCCCTCCGCCGGTGGTTCCTCCATGCCTTGGTCCATGGCCGAAGACCTCGACTACTGACCTGTCCTGGTCGTTCCGCTCTGGTGGCCGGGTAGCGGAACCTCAGCGCTCTTCTCGCTGCGGGAGCGATCTTCGAGTGGCTCCGCCACGCGCAACATTGCTGTGCTCGCGGGAAGAACGCTGAGAACTCGCTGGTGGCCGACTTGCCCTGGTGGTCGCTGCCGAGCGGTTTCGCCGCTGACAGGACAAGGGTCGCGCCTCGCCGGGGCGGTACGTGGTGTGAGCCCTGTGCGGATGGGGGCGGGGCGGGCTCTTAAGGTTTGCGGTATGGCGCAGGACGAGCTCACGCACGTGGACGAGTCGGGGGCGGCTCGCATGGTCGACGTCTCCGAGAAGGAGGCGACCGCGCGCACCGCCGTGGCCACCGGGATCGTGCGCACCACGGCCGAAGTCCTCGCGCTGGTGCGGCGGGACGGGCTGCCCAAGGGCGATGCGCTGGCGACCGCGCGGATCGCCGGGATCATGGCGGCGAAGCGCACTCCCGACCTCGTCCCGCTGTGCCATCCGATCGCGCTGTCCGGCGTCAAGGTGCAGCTGGACCTCGGGGACGCGGAGGTCCGGATCACGGCGACGGTGCGCACCACCGACCGGACCGGTGTCGAGATGGAGGCGCTGACCGCCGTCACCGGTGCCGGGCTCGCGCTGCACGACATGATCAAAGCGGTCGATCCGGCCGCGGTGCTCGACGCCGTCCGCGTCGAACGCAAAGAAGGCGGCAAAACGGGCACCTGGGTTCGCGAGGACTGATCAATCGGCCGTCGGCGGCGGCTCGTAGGCTGGACCTAGTGCAGCGACGTCCGCTCCGTCGCGCCTGCCCGGCGATCGCAAGGAGTTCCGCCCATGTCAGCACGCACCGCTCGTGTCGTGGCCGCGTCGAACCGTGCCGCGGCAGGCGTCTACACCGACCGCACCGGACCGGTCATCGTCGAATGGCTGCGGGAGCGCGGCTTCGAGGTCGGCGACCCGCTGGTCGTGCCGGACGGTGAGCCGGTGGGGCGAGCGCTGCGGGAGGCCGTGGACGCCGAGGTCACCGTGGTGATCACCACCGGCGGCACCGGGATCAACCCGACCGACCGCACTCCCGAGGTCACCGGCGAAGTGCTGGACTACGAGGTTCCGGGCTTGGCCGACGCGGTGCGTTCGGCCGGTCTGCCGCAGGTGCCGACGGCGGTGCTCTCCCGCGGGACGGCCGGGGTGAGCGGGCGGACACTGATCGTGAACCTGCCGGGATCTCGCGGCGGCGTCGCCGACGGGCTCGGCGTGCTCGACGGAGTGCTCGATCACGCCGTGGACCAGCTCCGCGGCGGTGATCACGCGCCCGGCGGCGGGGTCGAACCGGGCGCCTCGGACTCTCACGAGCACTCGGCCGCCGGGTCGGGCGCGGCCGCCGTGCTGCTGGCCGAGGTCGCCGACCGCCCGCTGCGAGTCGCGGACTTGGAGCGGCTGGTGGAGGACCGGGCCGCGGGCGCGGTCGTCACCTTCGGCGGCGTGGTGCGGGATCACGATGGCGGGCGCGGCGTGACCGAGCTCGAATACGTCGGGCATCCCAGCGCCGACGAGGTGATCCGCGAGGTCGCCACCGAGCTGGCCGGCCGCTACGACGGAGTCCGAGCCTTGGCGGTCGCGCACCGCGTGGGCCTGCTGGGGATCGGCGACGTCGCCTTGGCCTGCGCCGTAGCCGCCGAACACCGCAAGGAGGCGTTCGCGGTGTGCGCCGAACTCGTCGACGAGGTGAAGCGCCGCCTCCCGATCTGGAAGCGCCAGGTCTTCACGGACGCATCGGAAGAATGGGTCAACTGCCCCTGAGATCGTCTCTGCGCAGTCCGCGGCGGCGCCCAGCAGGGGAACCCCGGTTCCGCTTTCGATCTCGCTGACGACGTTCCTTGAGCGTTTCAGCCCCATCCAGGTCTCAACGAGGCAACGATCGAGGCTCACTTCACCCGCCCCGGAGCCTCACCCCCACCGAGAACCTCAAGATCCCGCCTCCCGCCCTTTCACGGCGAGCGCCGAACCCCAAGCCTCAAAGCCACCACCGAACCCGAATCCTGACGACGAGCCGTGCTTTCGGCGGCGAAGCCCCCAAAAGGCCGAGCAAAGCCCCGCTTGCCTTGCGGCCGAGGGCCGTGCCGTGCGGCGTAGCCGTGCTTGTGGCGGCGAAGTCCGCGAAGGGCGGGCGAAGCCCCGCTTGCCTTGCGGCCGAGGGCCGTGCCTTGCGGCGTAGCCGTGCTTTTGGCGGCGAAGTCCGCGAAGGGCGGGCGAAGCCCCGCCTGCCTTGCGGCCGAAGGCCGTGCCTGTATGTGCGAAGCACATAGCCCACGTCAAAAAGCCGCTCACCCGCGGGTTCTCAGTGAGCCTCTCGCGAGGACAGCTTTTTCCCTCGTGGCGGAGCCACTTGGGAAAAAGATCCCGCAGCGAGAGGCTCACTGAGGTTCCGCCACCCGACCACCAAAGCAAAAAGAGCCGTGCACCCCCCAAAAAAGTGAAACGGGACCCTGCCGCTGGGGGTGGCGGCAGGGTCCCGGGTTGTGGAGGGGCCGGGCCGGCCCGCACGGGGGGACGGGCCGGGCTTCCGACTCCTCGCCAGGTTCATGGACCTGGCCGGGTGATCACTTGATGTCGAGCTGCTGACCCGGGAAAATCATGTTCGGGTCGTTGAGCACGCTGCTGTTCTTCTCGAAGATGTCCTGGTAGTCGACGCCGTACTGGCTGGCGATCTTGCCCAGGGTGTCACCGGTCTGCACCGTGTAGTCGGCACCGTTGGACTTCACGGTGGACTTCTTGGTGGACTTCTTGGAGCTCGAGCTCTCGCTCTTCTTCGACGAGGAGCTCTTCTCCGAGGAACCGCTCGACTTGTTGCTGGTGCTGCCGCTGGTCCAGCTGGTCTTCGAGGTGCAGCCGGGCCATGCGCCCGAGCCCTGCGAGGCGAGGACCTTCTCGGCGACCGCGATCTGCTCTTCGCGGCTGGCGTCCTTGGCGTTCGACGCGTACTGGGTGCCGCCGTACGCGGCCCAGGTGGACGGGGTGAACTGGAGACCGCCGGAGAAGCCGTTTCCGGTGTTGGCGTTCCAGTTCCCGCTGCTCTCGCACTGCGCGAGCTTGTCCCAGTCAGCGGCGTTGGCGGGTGCTGCGACCGCGATCGGGGCGGCGACCACGGCACCTGCGATGGCCAGCCGTGCGGCGTTGCGGGCGATGCCGGCGGTGGAAGGTTTGCGGTGCTTGCCTTCGTAGCGAGTCATTTCCCTCTCCTGCCGCGCTTGCGAGGTGAGCCGTCGGGTTCGGGCTGAAGCAGCCCGGCCGGCTCGGGAGCCGGCTTCACCCGCCGGGCGTTCGGGGCGCCCAGTGGTGGTTCCCTCGCCCCTGTCCGGTGGGTTCTTTCGGGGGTGGGAAGCCCGCCGGACAGGGTTCGGCGCTGCGGGCTTCCGTGGTCCTTGCTGATCGGTTCGGGGCCGACCGGAGAGCGACACTACGTAACCGATCGGCGAAGCGGAAATCTGAACATATGTGACGGTCGTCACAGTAACGATGGCTCGGGGGTGTCCGATCTCGATCGTTTGTCCTGATCAGAGCGTCGTTATCAAGTCGTTTCCGGGCCGAGATCGATCACCGTCAGTGAGGCGTGGCTCACCTCTTCGGCGCCCCTGAAACCTGCTCGTTGAGTGCTCGTCACTTTGCGAGCCGCCTGAATCGAGTCCGGAACACGCGTGGATCCGCGGGATTTTGTGATCACGCACTGATCAATCGAAGTGACGCTGAGTCATTGTGGACCTCGGTCGAGTGATCGAGTCGGCGAGATCGCGAACGGCGTCGCGGGATCGGTTCGAAGATCAAGAGACGGTCGCCGGAACGGCCGCAGAACAGCGGTGCGCATCCACTCGATCGCACACCGAAATGTCACCCGGAGGAGTGTGTCAGACACGCCGGGGAGTGTTGTATCCGCGCACGCGCGCCTGCGCGGGCGGATCAATAAGGAGAAGACTCGATCGCCGCAGTCGTTCAGCCACCCGCGAACGGCGGCAGCACGTCCAGCTCATCGCCCTCGCCCACCGGGGTCGAGCGGTCGCGCACCGCGACTCCGTTGAGCAGGAAGCTGCAGGCGGGCACGACGCTCGCCAACCGCTCGTCGTGCGCGGCCAGCACCGCGTCGATCACGTCGTCGGCCCGCACCGGACCCGGCGAGCCCGCGGAGACCGTCAGCGTTTCCTCGGCCACACCTGCCGCGGCCCTGGCTCCGGCGAAGTACCGCACCCGTACCGCCAGCGCCGTCGGCGCACCTTCGAACTGCACCGTCATGGCTGGTCAGCCTCCGATCGCGCTCATCGGGCGGGACGGCTGGGCGAACCCGTCATCGTCCATCCCGTGTCCGGCCTTCTTGGCCCACATCGTCTCCTGCCACAGCCGAGCCAGTTCGTCGTCCCCGGCGCCGTCGCGCAGCGGGGCGCGCAGATCGGTCTCGGTGGTGGAGAACAGGCAGGACCGCAGCTGCCCGTCGGCGGTGAGCCGGGTGCGGTCGCAGTCCGCGCAGAACGGCCGCGTCACCGAGCCGATCACGCCGACCGTGCCCGGGCCGCCGTCGACGAGCCAGCGCTCGGCGGGTGCCGAGCCGCGCTCGGCGACGTGCGGGGTGAGGGTGAACTCCTCGCTCAGCCGCTCCAAGATCTCGTCCGCGGTGATCATCTGGTCGCGGTCCCAGCCGTGCTGCGGGTCCAGTGGCATCTGCTCGATGAACCGCAGCTGGTACCCCTGCTCCAGGCAGAACCGCAGCAGGTCACCGGCTTCGTCGTCGTTCACGCCGCGCAGCAGCACCGCGTTCACCTTGACCGGTTCCAGGCCGGTCGCCTTCGCCGCGGCGAGTCCGTCGAGCACGTCGTCGAAACGGTCCCGGCGGGTCAGCTGGTGGAAGGTGTCGGCGCGCAGCGTGTCCAGCGAGACGTTGACCCGGTCCAGTCCGGCCTCGACCAGCGCGTCGGCGTGCCTGCGCAGGTTGATTCCGTTGGTGGTCAACGAAGTTCTCGGATTCCCGGTCAGTGCGCTGGTGGCGCCGATGACGTCCACCAGGTCCTGGCGCAGCAGCGGTTCGCCGCCGGTGAACCGCACGTTGGTGACTCCGAGGGTCTCCACGGCGATCCGGATCAGCCGGTTCATTTCCTCGGTGTTGAGCATTTCCTGGCGTTTCAGCCACGGCAGGCCCTCTGCGGGCATGCAGTAGGTGCAGCGCAGATTGCACTTGTCGATCAACGAAACGCGAAGGTCGGTGGCCACACGGCCGAATCGGTCGACCAGTGCCGGGGTGTCCGGACGAGTCGATGTGTCGGTCGTGGGGCGCACGGCCGGGATGCCCAGGTCCACTGCGGTCACTCTTCGAGCGTAACCCCGCCCGGAGGGGTATTTCGATCGTCGTGCGGGCTTTATCGTGCTGCCGCGGCGGATTCCTCACCAGCGGAAATCCACAGCGGACGGGACTCGAGTCCGCATCCGCGTGTTCGATGACACTGTCTCATCCGCAGTTGCGGCAGTAATCTCTCGGCTGTGCCGCATTATCGGATTTCCGAAGCCGCCGGGCTGCTCGGCGTCAGCGACGACACCGTTCGCCGCTGGGCCGACGGCGGGCAGCTCCCCACCGAGCGCGACGGTTCCGGTCGCCTCGTGATCGACGGTGCCGACCTGGCCGAGTTCGCCCGTGAACAGGCGCGTGCCGTGCCCGATCCCTCCGGCGTGGGCCGCTCGGCCCGCAACCGGCTCGTCGGGCTGGTCACCGAGGTCGTCTCGGACCGGGTGATGTCCCAAGTGGAGTTGCAGTGCGGTCCGCACCGGGTGGTGTCGCTGATGAGCACCGAGGCCGTGCGGGAGCTGGGGCTGGAACCGGGAGTGCTGGCGGTGGCGGTGGTCAAGTCGACCGCCGTGGTGGTGGAAACGCCGGGAGGCTGACGTGATCGGATCCAGAGTTGTCGTGGCATTGGCCGGATTCGCGCTGTTACTGGCCGGGTGCTCGGCCGGCGGCTCCGAGCAGGCGCAGGGCGAGCGGACGGTCACGGTGCTCGCCGCGGCCTCGCTCACGGAGTCCTTCGACGAGCTCGCAGGCCGATTCGAGGCGGAGAACCCGGGGGTGCGGGTGCAGCTGGACTACGCGGGCTCGTCCACGCTGGTCGAGCAGCTGACGCAGGGGCGCCGCGCCGACGTGTTCGCCTCGGCGGACACCAAGAACATGGACAAGGCGAGCAAGGCGGGCGTGACGGGCGCCGAGCCGCAGGTCTTCGCGACGAACGAGCTGACGATCGCGGTGCCGAAGGGCAACCCGGACCACATCGCCTCGCTGGCCGACCTCAACGCGCCGGGCAGGCTCGTCGTGCAATGCGCGCCGCAGGTCCCGTGCGGTTCGGCGGCGCAGACCGTGGAACAGGCGGCGGGCCTGCGGATCAACGCGGCCAGCGAGGAGAACGACGTGAAGTCGGTGCTGCGCAAGGTGACCGCGGGCGAGGCCGACGCGGGCCTCGTCTACGTGACGGACGCGAAGGCCGCCGCCGACCAGGTGCAGAGCGTGGAGTTCCCGGAGTCCCAGCGGGCGATCAACGACTATCCGATCGTGTCGCTCAAGGACGCCCCGGAACCGGAGCTGGGCGCGCGGTTCCTGGACTACGTGCGCGGCCCGGTCGGGAAGGAAGTGCTCACGGCGCACGGTTTCGGCGCCGAATGAGGCCGAACCGGATGCGGCGCGCGCCCTCGGTGGGCATGCCGGGTGTGCTGTGGGTGCCCGCGGCGCTCGCACTGGCGTTGATCGTGCTGCCGGTGCTGGGCCTGCTCACCCGCGTCGATCCGGCGCGGCTGCCCGCGTTGCTGACGAGTTCGGCGGCCGTGGACGCGCTGGACCTGTCGGTGCGCACCTCGCTGGTGGCGACCGTGTTGTCGTTGGTGTTCGGCGGGCCGCTGGCGGTGGTGCTGGCGCGGGCGCGGCTGCGCGGAGTGCGGGTGCTGCGGGCGGTGGTGCTGCTGCCGCTGGTGCTGCCGCCGGTCGTGGGCGGGCTGGCGTTGCTGTACCTGCTGGGCCGGACCGGTCCGCTGGGTGGGCTGTTGGACGACGCCGGGCTCCGGCTGCCTTACACGACGGCGGCGGTGGTGCTGGCGCAGACGTTCGTGGCGATGCCGTTCCTGGTGGTGGGGCTGGAGGGCGCGCTGCGTTCGGCCGACGCCCGTTACGAGCAGGTGGCGGCGACGCTCGGTGCCGGGCCGTGGTTGACGTTCCGGCGGGTCACGTTGCCGATGCTGCTGCCCGCGCTGGGCTCGAGCGTGGTGCTCACTTTCGCCCGCGCGCTGGGCGAGTTCGGCGCGACGATCACGTTCGCGGGCAGCCTGCAGGGCACCACGCGCACGTTGCCGTTGGCCATCTACACCACCGCTCAGTCCGACGTGGACGCCGCGGTGGCGATGTCGTTGCTGCTGGTGGTGCTGGCTCTGCTGGTGATCGGCTTGGCGGGCACGAAGGCAGTGGAGGGACGCGCGTGACCGGTCTGCACGCCCGAATCGAGTTCGCCCGCCCCGAGTTCACCCTTCGCGCCGAGCTGGCCGTGGCGCCGGGGGAGGTGCTGGCGGTGCTCGGCCCCAACGGGGCGGGCAAGTCGACGCTGCTGTCGGTGCTGTCGGGGCTGCTCGTTCCGGATCGCGGCCGGGTGGCTCTGGGCGAGCACGTCTGGTGCGACGCGGAGCGTGCGCGGCAGGTGCCGACGCACCGGCGGGGTGTCGGCCTGCTGGCGCAGAGCGCGTTGTTGTTCCCCCGCATGTCGGTGCTGGAGAACGTGGCTTTCGGCCCCCGGGCCGCCGGTGTCGGCAAGTCCGAGGCGCGGGAGACGGCTCGGCGCTGGCTGGCCGAAGTGGACGCCGCCGAGTTCACCGACCGCCGCCCGGCGCAGCTGTCCGGCGGCCAGGCGCAGCGCGTCGCGCTCGCTCGCGCGCTGGCGGCCTCCCCGAGCCTGCTGCTGCTGGACGAACCGCTGGCCGCGCTGGACGTGGACTCCGCGCCCGCCGTCCGCGGCCTGCTGCACCGGGTGCTCAAGCAGCAGCGGCAGCCGACGGTGCTGGTCACCCACGACGTGCTTGATGCCGTGGTGCTGGCCGATCGGGTCGCGGTGCTGGTGGACGGGCGGATCATCGAGCAGGGACCGACGCGACGGGTGCTGACCCGGCCGGAGGCGGCGTTCACGGCCCGCATCGCCGGGCTCAACCTGCTCACCGGTGCCGCCGCCGACGGCGGGCTCGTGTTCGGCGACATCCCGGTCACCGGCCGCGCCGAGGAAGATTCGGAACCGGGGGAGCAGGCCGCGGCGGTGTTCTCGCCGTCGGCGGTCGCGGTGCACCGGGAACGTCCGCACGCCAGCCCGCGCAACGCCGTGCCGGTGCGGATCAACGCGCTGGAGCCGCGTGGTGACGTGGTGCGGTTGCGCGCTGAGACGCGCTCGCCGGAGGCGGTGGTGCTGGCGGCCGACGTGACCCCGGCGGCCGTCGCCGACCTGGGGTTGAGCGTCGGTGACGACGTATTTTTCGTGGTTAAGGCCGCCGAAGTAGCCATTCACCCGGTGTCGGGAGGATCATCTGGGGCGTGACTGAGGAAGCGCCCTGGACGTACTTGATGGACATGGACGGCGTGCTGGTGCACGAGGAGCACATGGTGCCCGGAGCCGATCGGTTCCTGGCCGAGCTCCGCGAGCACGGGCTGCCGTTCATGGTGTTCACGAACAACTCGATCTTCACCCGCGTGACCTGCGGGCGCGGTTGCTGCGCACCGGCCTGGACATCCCGGAGTCGGCGATCTGGACCTCCGCGCTGGCGACGGCCCAGTTCCTGGAGAAGCAGCGTCCCGGAGGCAGTGCGCACGTCGTCGGCGAATCCGGTTTGACGACCGCGCTGCACAACATCGGCTACGTGCTCACCGACCGCGACCCGGACTACGTGATCCTGGGCGAGACCCGCACGTACAGCTTCGAGGCGATCACCAAGGCGATCCGGCTCGTGGAGGG harbors:
- a CDS encoding NAD-dependent malic enzyme, which translates into the protein MPVPGPGYSITVRVEAPPSASAAGDLASAIGRAGGVITAFDVVESHTDRIVVDITCNALSADHANDITDRLGELPGVKVRKISDRTFLVHLGGKIEVSSRVALANRDDLSRAYTPGVARVCTAIAENPEDARRLTIKRNSVAVVTDGSAVLGLGNIGPEAALPVMEGKAALFKKFSGVNAWPVCLDTQDTEEIIRAVELIAPVYGGINLEDIAAPRCFEIEARLRDKLNIPVFHDDQHGTAIVVLGALRNALRVVGKDIEDARIVVCGVGAAGSAIIRLLQHKKPADIIAVDIDGIVHGARGDEDENLRSIAAGTNADGRTGTLSDAVNGADVFIGVSAPNLLRADDVASMNDDAIVFALANPDPEIDPLEAQQHAKVVATGRSDYPNQINNVLAFPGFFRGLLDAHAHEITDDMMIAASNAIADVVDGEERVNPSFIVPSVFDTAVAPAVAEAVRKAAIAGRTEQPSAGGSSMPWSMAEDLDY
- the moaC gene encoding cyclic pyranopterin monophosphate synthase MoaC, with the translated sequence MAQDELTHVDESGAARMVDVSEKEATARTAVATGIVRTTAEVLALVRRDGLPKGDALATARIAGIMAAKRTPDLVPLCHPIALSGVKVQLDLGDAEVRITATVRTTDRTGVEMEALTAVTGAGLALHDMIKAVDPAAVLDAVRVERKEGGKTGTWVRED
- a CDS encoding molybdenum cofactor biosynthesis protein MoaE, giving the protein MSARTARVVAASNRAAAGVYTDRTGPVIVEWLRERGFEVGDPLVVPDGEPVGRALREAVDAEVTVVITTGGTGINPTDRTPEVTGEVLDYEVPGLADAVRSAGLPQVPTAVLSRGTAGVSGRTLIVNLPGSRGGVADGLGVLDGVLDHAVDQLRGGDHAPGGGVEPGASDSHEHSAAGSGAAAVLLAEVADRPLRVADLERLVEDRAAGAVVTFGGVVRDHDGGRGVTELEYVGHPSADEVIREVATELAGRYDGVRALAVAHRVGLLGIGDVALACAVAAEHRKEAFAVCAELVDEVKRRLPIWKRQVFTDASEEWVNCP
- a CDS encoding transglycosylase family protein, with protein sequence MTRYEGKHRKPSTAGIARNAARLAIAGAVVAAPIAVAAPANAADWDKLAQCESSGNWNANTGNGFSGGLQFTPSTWAAYGGTQYASNAKDASREEQIAVAEKVLASQGSGAWPGCTSKTSWTSGSTSNKSSGSSEKSSSSKKSESSSSKKSTKKSTVKSNGADYTVQTGDTLGKIASQYGVDYQDIFEKNSSVLNDPNMIFPGQQLDIK
- a CDS encoding MoaD/ThiS family protein, which codes for MTVQFEGAPTALAVRVRYFAGARAAAGVAEETLTVSAGSPGPVRADDVIDAVLAAHDERLASVVPACSFLLNGVAVRDRSTPVGEGDELDVLPPFAGG
- the moaA gene encoding GTP 3',8-cyclase MoaA, which produces MDLGIPAVRPTTDTSTRPDTPALVDRFGRVATDLRVSLIDKCNLRCTYCMPAEGLPWLKRQEMLNTEEMNRLIRIAVETLGVTNVRFTGGEPLLRQDLVDVIGATSALTGNPRTSLTTNGINLRRHADALVEAGLDRVNVSLDTLRADTFHQLTRRDRFDDVLDGLAAAKATGLEPVKVNAVLLRGVNDDEAGDLLRFCLEQGYQLRFIEQMPLDPQHGWDRDQMITADEILERLSEEFTLTPHVAERGSAPAERWLVDGGPGTVGVIGSVTRPFCADCDRTRLTADGQLRSCLFSTTETDLRAPLRDGAGDDELARLWQETMWAKKAGHGMDDDGFAQPSRPMSAIGG
- a CDS encoding molybdopterin-binding protein gives rise to the protein MPHYRISEAAGLLGVSDDTVRRWADGGQLPTERDGSGRLVIDGADLAEFAREQARAVPDPSGVGRSARNRLVGLVTEVVSDRVMSQVELQCGPHRVVSLMSTEAVRELGLEPGVLAVAVVKSTAVVVETPGG
- the modA gene encoding molybdate ABC transporter substrate-binding protein, with amino-acid sequence MIGSRVVVALAGFALLLAGCSAGGSEQAQGERTVTVLAAASLTESFDELAGRFEAENPGVRVQLDYAGSSTLVEQLTQGRRADVFASADTKNMDKASKAGVTGAEPQVFATNELTIAVPKGNPDHIASLADLNAPGRLVVQCAPQVPCGSAAQTVEQAAGLRINAASEENDVKSVLRKVTAGEADAGLVYVTDAKAAADQVQSVEFPESQRAINDYPIVSLKDAPEPELGARFLDYVRGPVGKEVLTAHGFGAE
- a CDS encoding ABC transporter permease, whose product is MPGVLWVPAALALALIVLPVLGLLTRVDPARLPALLTSSAAVDALDLSVRTSLVATVLSLVFGGPLAVVLARARLRGVRVLRAVVLLPLVLPPVVGGLALLYLLGRTGPLGGLLDDAGLRLPYTTAAVVLAQTFVAMPFLVVGLEGALRSADARYEQVAATLGAGPWLTFRRVTLPMLLPALGSSVVLTFARALGEFGATITFAGSLQGTTRTLPLAIYTTAQSDVDAAVAMSLLLVVLALLVIGLAGTKAVEGRA
- a CDS encoding TOBE domain-containing protein is translated as MHRERPHASPRNAVPVRINALEPRGDVVRLRAETRSPEAVVLAADVTPAAVADLGLSVGDDVFFVVKAAEVAIHPVSGGSSGA